AAACGAGCTAAATTCCAAATTCAATTATTAAAAACTTAGATAATTTTTTAAGACCAGGATGCATTGCTGTATTTTGGTCTTAATCGTTTTTTCAAAGATAATTTTCGCTTGCGTCCATAACATTTGTAGGGGCGCACAGCTGTGCGCCCCCACGGAGCGTGTATTTCATCCAGTTACAAATAAGAGCGATCGCACAATTTTTTGACACTGTTGTGTAAATTATGCAAACGATTACAAAGTTTCAAATTAAACCTGTCACGACTCCAGTAGAACAAGAACTTTTTCTCGATGTTCCTGCTAGGGTTTATGCGAACGACCCTTACTGGGTTCCCCCCATCCGCAGCAGTGAAGCCAAGCAATTCTCGCCTAGCAATACTTTCTTTGAGTATGGTAAGGCACAGCAATTTATCGCTCTATCTCAGTCAGGAGAACCAATCGGCAGAATTGTTGCTGCTGTGAATCAACGGTTGATAGAGAAAGAAGGTCAAAATGTCGGAGTCTTCGGTTTTTTTGAATGTATCTCCGATTTTGATGTGGCTCAAGCCCTCCTCCAGGTTGCTTGTGATTGGCTGCGAGAACAAGGTATGACTGTAGTTAGGGGACCAATCGATTTTTCAACTCACAACGGCTGTTTGTTTTTAGTCGATGGCTTTGACTCCCCGCCAATGATTTTAATGCCTTACAATCCACCCTATTACCCAGAGTTTATCGAACGGGATGGTTGGTACAAAGGTAAAGATGCTTACACGTATAATTTTCCCCTAGACAAACCTTTACCAGAGGAATTTGAAAAGGCTTATCGTATCGCTTGTAAAGCTGGCATAACTTTTCGTCCCATTAGAACCAAGGGTGAGGAATTTGAGGCAGATGCGCTGAAAGTTTACGATCTCCTCGTGCGCATGTTTACCGACAACTACAGTTATTCACCGCAAACCCCAGCAGAGTTTTTAGATAAAGCGCGATCGTTTCAATCTCTGATCGACCCTGATGTTTTTCCCATCGCGGAATACAACGGTGAAATGGTGGGGATGTGGATGGGATTACCTGACTACAATATCGCTCTCAAGCATCTAGGCGGCAAACTCGATTGGTTCGGCACGTTAAAATTCTTGTGGTATCGCCGCCAAATTGACCAAGGGAGAGTAATTTACATTTGCTCCCTCCCTGAATATCGCCGCAAAATGGTTTCTTTGGCTCTCATTTATTTGGGAATGCAAGGCGGAATTAAAAAAGGCAAGCCTTACAAACGAGCGGAATTAGGACATATTTACGAAGATAACTCTGCTTCTCGCAAGCTTGTAGAGGCTGCTGGTGGTAAAATTCACAAAACCTACCGGATTTACGAGAAAGCTTTGTGAGTGTTTTAGCTACTCGTGGGAAGAAGGACAAGGGGGACAAGGGGGACAAGGGGGACAAGGGGGACAAGGGGGACAAGGGGGACAAGGGGGACAAGGGAGACAAGGGGGACAAGGGAGACAAGGGGGACAAGGGAGAATAACAACCAACTACCAACTACCATTAACCGTCAACTACTAACTACCAACTACCAACTACCAATTACCCACACCCTTCATGAAAGCACTAGTTACTGGCGCTAACGGTTTTACAGGTTCTCATTTAGTCCGTGCTTTAACCCAACGAGGAGATACTGTTGTTGGTTTGATACGCAAGTCTAGCAATCTTTCCCGTCTGGCTGACTGCCCCATAGAGCTAGTTTACGGCGATATTAGCGATCGCCATGCTCTGCGTGCTGCTATGGCTGGTGTAGACGTGGTGTTTCACACGGCGGCTTATGTGGAATTAGGCATAGTCGATGCAGCTAAGATGGAACGGGTCAACGTAGAAGGAACCCACGCTGTCTTAGATGTTGCCCAAGAATTGAAAGTAGGAAAAGTCGTTTACTGTAGCACTGTAGGAATTTACGGCGATACTCAGGGGAAAGTTATTGATGAAACTTTTAATCGCACTCAAACTGACTTTTCCTCTGCTTATGACGTGACTAAATACAAAGCACAAAAGTTAGCCGACCAATTTGCTGCCCAAGGTTTACCTGTAGTTAGTGTCATGCCTTCGGGTATTTTTGGCTCTGACGATCCCCATTTCGGACCCGTACTGAAACAATTTCTTAAAGGCGGACTGAAATTATGGGCGGGGGGCGATCGCATTACGGGTATCGTTCACGTCGATGACTTAGTAGAAGCGATGCTTTTAGCTGCTGAAAAAGGCAAAACTGGCGAACATTTCATTATCTCTGCCGGAGATTTGCCTACGAAGGAAATGTTTCAAATTATCTCCCAAGAGTCAGGAATTCCCGTTCCCAAGGAAGCACCCAAATCTCTTGTAAAGCTTGTCGGTAATGTTCTCGATCCAATTGGCAGACTGCTAAAATGGCAACCTCCCCTCAGCCGCGAACGAGTTCATTACGTGTACGATCGCTGCGTGCGGGTTGATGCGACAAAGGCAAGAAAAGAGTTAGGCTGGCAACCGCGATCGGTGGAAGAAGTATTGCGTCAAATTGTGAAAGAATTAACGCAATCATCGGTATAACACGGAAGGGGCGCACAGCTGTGCGCCCCTACCCACATCGAAATTTTTATTGGGGTGCGTTATCTAACACACCCTACGATTCCTACTTCTGCGTCAACATCCCATCTTCTAAATAGCTGACGCGATCGGCAACGTCAATAATTCTGGGGTC
This window of the Chroococcidiopsis thermalis PCC 7203 genome carries:
- a CDS encoding NAD-dependent epimerase/dehydratase family protein, giving the protein MKALVTGANGFTGSHLVRALTQRGDTVVGLIRKSSNLSRLADCPIELVYGDISDRHALRAAMAGVDVVFHTAAYVELGIVDAAKMERVNVEGTHAVLDVAQELKVGKVVYCSTVGIYGDTQGKVIDETFNRTQTDFSSAYDVTKYKAQKLADQFAAQGLPVVSVMPSGIFGSDDPHFGPVLKQFLKGGLKLWAGGDRITGIVHVDDLVEAMLLAAEKGKTGEHFIISAGDLPTKEMFQIISQESGIPVPKEAPKSLVKLVGNVLDPIGRLLKWQPPLSRERVHYVYDRCVRVDATKARKELGWQPRSVEEVLRQIVKELTQSSV